The Silene latifolia isolate original U9 population chromosome Y, ASM4854445v1, whole genome shotgun sequence sequence CCATAACAGTACTAGGGACATCCTTCTTAGGGATAAGGGAAAGGATAGTAGAATTGGCTTGCTTAGGCATAAAGCTAGTTTTGAAAAAACTATGAACTGCTTTATACAAATCCAATCCCACAATGGCCCAAGCAGATTTGAAAAAACCAGCATAAAATCCATCCATACCTGGACTGCTATTGCTATCCATACTAAAGACTGCATCCTTAACTTCCCTTAAAGAAATGGGAGCATCAAGGGCAGTGCTATCAGTGGGGGAAATGGAAGCACCTTCAGCTAAGACAGCATCAGTAAGAGGTTGAACAGGTGAATCATGTCCCAATAAACTCAAATAGTATTCCTGGAAAGCTTTATTGATAGTATCAGGCTCAAAATGAAGCTGACCAGACATATCTTTGATGGCTCCAAGCTGTTGCCGATGCTTTCTAGCAGAGATTCTAGCAAAAAAAATACTTAGTACTATTATCATCCTCCTGAATGTGTTTAATTTTTGCTCTTTGTGCCAGGATGCTAAGTTCAGCAGCCTTGAGTTTACTATACTCCTGAATTTTAGCTTTCTCCTCATAAATAAGCTCAGCAAAGAAAGGATCTTTGGCCAAATTAGCTTGACAGTCAGTCATGCTTTTCTTAGCCTCCTTAACTCTAGCAGAAATGCTAGTAAAGTCGGATTTGTGGAGCAGGGAGAGAGCATGCTTAACAGATTTAAGTTTTTCAAAGAAACAAAAGATAGGACTTCCTTTTTTATCAGTCTTCCAAGCCTCAGCAACAGTACTAATATAATCAGGATGATTAATCCAGCCATTCAAAAAACTAAATCTCTTCTTGATCTTCCTATCATCAGAAATATAGACAATGACAGGGGAGTGATCAGAAAGACCAGATTCAGAAAAATGAGCAAAAGAATTAGGCAGAGAAGAAATCCAGCCAGGATTGACTAAAACCCTGTCAAGTATGGACCAAACTCTAGAAGAGGGCTCTTGCTTATTAGTCCAAGTTAAATCAC is a genomic window containing:
- the LOC141630049 gene encoding uncharacterized protein LOC141630049, with product MTSFNQCLSSCHLEDITSTDCDLTWTNKQEPSSRVWSILDRVLVNPGWISSLPNSFAHFSESGLSDHSPVIVYISDDRKIKKRFSFLNGWINHPDYISTVAEAWKTDKKGSPIFCFFEKLKSVKHALSLLHKSDFTSISARVKEAKKSMTDCQANLAKDPFFAELIYEEKAKIQEYSKLKAAELSILAQRAKIKHIQEDDNSTKYFFC